In Thermococcus zilligii AN1, a genomic segment contains:
- a CDS encoding ribose-phosphate diphosphokinase, which translates to MIIVGSGALHLKDELLSSGAEVEDIEISRFPDGEKYVRVPLSGREATVVQSTYRPQNENLIEALLIGDALRERGFERLKLVVPYLAYSRQDRITKEGEPISVRAVMRTLGLYYDELYVVDIHNPKTLDFFPGKAFNVSPAKSMADYFGEKLGEGVVLSPDEGALSRARGVAEELGVEYGHFEKRRISPTQVEMRPVEIDVRGKNVLIVDDIISTGGTMIMAAEILRKLGAKKIFVGVTHGVFAEGAVEKVSNAVDELAVTNTIPTPVSKISVVPEIIRVLQLSL; encoded by the coding sequence ATGATAATAGTGGGATCGGGTGCCCTTCATCTTAAGGATGAGCTGCTCAGCTCTGGAGCCGAGGTGGAGGATATAGAGATAAGTCGTTTCCCCGACGGGGAGAAGTACGTCAGGGTGCCCCTCTCTGGAAGGGAGGCAACGGTTGTGCAGTCCACCTACAGGCCTCAGAATGAAAACCTGATTGAGGCCCTTCTGATAGGGGATGCCCTCCGGGAGAGGGGCTTTGAGAGGTTGAAGCTGGTTGTTCCCTACCTGGCCTATTCCCGCCAGGACAGGATAACGAAGGAAGGGGAGCCCATAAGCGTGAGGGCAGTAATGAGAACGCTTGGTCTCTACTACGATGAGCTCTACGTCGTGGACATCCACAATCCAAAAACACTTGACTTCTTCCCCGGCAAAGCCTTCAACGTCTCCCCGGCTAAGTCAATGGCGGACTACTTTGGAGAGAAGCTGGGGGAGGGCGTAGTTCTTTCCCCTGACGAGGGTGCTTTGTCCAGGGCCAGGGGAGTCGCCGAGGAGCTCGGGGTTGAATACGGCCACTTTGAAAAGCGCAGAATTTCGCCAACACAGGTGGAGATGAGGCCGGTTGAAATAGACGTCAGGGGGAAGAACGTCCTGATAGTGGACGACATAATAAGCACCGGCGGGACGATGATAATGGCGGCTGAAATCCTCAGAAAGTTGGGGGCGAAGAAAATCTTCGTTGGCGTTACCCACGGGGTTTTTGCCGAAGGCGCTGTGGAGAAGGTGAGTAACGCTGTGGACGAGCTTGCGGTGACCAACACCATACCCACCCCCGTATCGAAAATCAGCGTTGTTCCGGAGATCATCAGGGTTCTCCAGCTTTCGCTTTGA
- a CDS encoding DUF1614 domain-containing protein yields the protein MRHRYLFPPLAIPFVFLFLLLLLLFFTLLSEVVTAAFHKLGLPLPVAYSLFLFSLVGSFINIPIAEERSYVPVIRVREVRFFGITYPVPYFDWAEQKVVIAINVGGALVPLSLVTYEVVRLSQLGAYSVLLRMAVAVGVAALVSNIVARPVPGVGIALPTLVPPLIAVSLAVLIGGEYRPLIAYASGTMGVLIGADLMNWGKIKNLGAQMVSIGGAGTFDGIFLAGIIAVLLV from the coding sequence ATGAGGCACCGCTATCTCTTTCCACCCTTGGCAATCCCCTTTGTGTTTTTATTCCTCCTTCTCCTCCTGCTCTTCTTTACACTCCTCTCTGAGGTTGTGACGGCGGCCTTTCACAAGCTTGGGCTTCCCCTGCCTGTTGCTTACTCGCTCTTCCTCTTTTCTCTGGTCGGGAGCTTCATAAACATCCCGATAGCAGAGGAGAGGTCGTACGTGCCGGTTATAAGAGTGAGGGAAGTCAGGTTCTTTGGGATCACCTATCCCGTCCCCTACTTTGACTGGGCCGAGCAGAAAGTCGTTATAGCGATCAACGTTGGAGGGGCCCTGGTACCGTTGAGTCTCGTCACCTATGAGGTTGTGAGGCTGTCTCAATTGGGCGCTTACTCTGTCCTGCTTAGAATGGCCGTTGCCGTGGGCGTAGCGGCCCTGGTCAGCAACATCGTGGCCAGGCCCGTCCCCGGGGTGGGGATAGCCCTGCCAACCCTCGTACCCCCGCTCATAGCGGTTTCTCTTGCTGTTCTTATTGGGGGGGAGTACAGGCCTCTGATAGCCTACGCGAGCGGAACAATGGGTGTTCTGATAGGAGCTGACCTGATGAACTGGGGCAAGATCAAGAACCTCGGGGCCCAGATGGTCAGCATAGGCGGTGCGGGAACCTTTGATGGAATCTTCCTCGCGGGGATCATAGCGGTTCTCCTGGTTTGA
- a CDS encoding ASCH domain-containing protein → MKGLIVRRPFADWLVEGRKRWEIRKSRTRVRGEILILSEGYALGKAELVDVVGPFTPEELAGHREKHLVDYDLLREYSGGKPLYAWVFDNPEKFEEPVKVNIKRGSQVWANVEPVNGP, encoded by the coding sequence ATGAAGGGGCTCATAGTCAGGCGCCCCTTTGCGGACTGGCTCGTCGAGGGCAGAAAAAGGTGGGAGATCAGGAAGTCAAGAACCAGGGTTCGGGGAGAAATCCTGATCCTCAGTGAAGGCTACGCCCTGGGCAAGGCTGAATTAGTTGACGTGGTTGGCCCCTTCACTCCAGAGGAACTGGCCGGGCATAGAGAGAAACACCTCGTTGATTACGACCTCCTCAGAGAGTACTCCGGTGGAAAGCCGCTTTACGCCTGGGTGTTTGACAACCCGGAGAAGTTTGAGGAGCCCGTAAAAGTCAACATCAAAAGAGGCTCCCAGGTCTGGGCAAACGTTGAGCCGGTGAACGGGCCATGA
- the psmB gene encoding archaeal proteasome endopeptidase complex subunit beta, which translates to MVGEKKTGTTTVGIKVKDGVVLAADTQASLDHMVETLNIRKILPITDRIAITTAGSVGDVQALARMLEAEARYYQFTWGRPMKTRAMANLLSNILNENKWFPYMVQILIGGYVDEPELASLDALGGLVFDEYTATGSGSPFAIAIIEDGYREDMSVEEAKELAVRAVRTAGKRDVYTGDRKVQVVTITRDGMKEEFVEFKE; encoded by the coding sequence ATGGTGGGAGAGAAAAAAACCGGCACCACCACTGTAGGGATAAAGGTTAAAGACGGCGTTGTTCTCGCCGCTGACACTCAGGCTTCCCTTGACCACATGGTCGAAACGCTCAACATAAGGAAGATTCTCCCGATAACAGATAGGATAGCCATAACAACGGCAGGAAGTGTTGGTGACGTTCAGGCTTTAGCAAGGATGCTTGAGGCGGAGGCGCGTTATTACCAGTTCACGTGGGGCAGGCCCATGAAGACGAGGGCCATGGCCAACCTGCTCAGCAACATACTCAACGAGAACAAGTGGTTCCCATACATGGTTCAGATCCTCATCGGGGGCTACGTCGATGAGCCCGAGCTCGCCAGCTTGGACGCCCTCGGAGGTTTGGTCTTCGATGAGTACACTGCCACGGGCTCGGGGAGCCCCTTCGCGATAGCCATAATCGAGGACGGCTATAGAGAGGACATGAGCGTTGAAGAGGCCAAGGAACTCGCCGTGAGGGCCGTCAGAACGGCCGGAAAGAGGGACGTCTACACGGGGGACAGGAAGGTTCAGGTCGTTACGATAACCAGGGATGGCATGAAAGAGGAGTTCGTCGAGTTCAAGGAGTGA
- a CDS encoding ABC transporter ATP-binding protein — protein sequence MMRVEISFSYGEKKALDGVDFSAREGRLLAVIGPNGSGKSTLLKCIAGILKPEGRIELDGKDITVLSPRARAKLVSYVPQSSLPEFDFTVEEFVEMGTYFTSGSVERALKEVGMWERRSESVLKLSGGEYQLVLIARALAQGGRVLLLDEPTSHLDVNNALEVMGLVRSLGRERIVVAVLHDLNLTLRYADDVLILKKGKVTWFGPTEELTPEVLQRVYGIKFEFVRGNSGTAVVPSL from the coding sequence ATGATGAGGGTGGAGATATCTTTTTCTTACGGTGAGAAAAAAGCCCTCGACGGTGTCGATTTCAGTGCCAGGGAGGGGAGGCTTTTAGCGGTCATAGGCCCCAACGGTTCTGGCAAGAGTACGTTACTCAAGTGTATAGCCGGGATTCTTAAGCCAGAGGGAAGAATAGAACTGGACGGCAAGGACATAACTGTACTTTCTCCCAGGGCGAGGGCGAAGCTCGTTTCGTACGTTCCACAATCATCCCTTCCGGAGTTCGACTTCACCGTTGAAGAGTTCGTGGAGATGGGAACTTACTTCACCAGTGGTAGCGTGGAGAGGGCCCTGAAGGAAGTCGGCATGTGGGAAAGGAGATCCGAATCAGTTCTCAAGCTTTCTGGCGGGGAGTACCAGCTGGTCCTCATAGCCAGGGCCCTTGCCCAGGGTGGAAGGGTTCTCCTCCTCGACGAGCCTACCAGCCACCTCGACGTGAACAACGCCCTCGAAGTTATGGGCCTTGTCAGGTCCCTCGGCAGGGAAAGAATCGTTGTTGCGGTTCTCCACGACCTGAACTTAACTCTCAGATACGCTGACGATGTGCTCATACTTAAGAAAGGGAAGGTAACCTGGTTCGGGCCAACTGAGGAGTTAACCCCCGAGGTTCTTCAGAGGGTTTACGGGATCAAGTTTGAGTTCGTTAGGGGCAACTCCGGAACCGCTGTTGTACCCTCCCTCTAA
- a CDS encoding FecCD family ABC transporter permease: MRDSKVVFAGLAVLSLLSLFLSLYTGSVRISPLEVSKCLLYGLKRSLGLGGGLEPRYFFIVWELRLPRALLAYLVGMSLASAGVASQALFKNPMADPYIIGISGGASIGAVLGFIYAPSHIPELAFLFALGSVYLVYRVSKVDGRVPVDTLLLAGIAFGFMAGAITSYLVLTLGSTAHLTYMWLMGSFNGSDWSKVQEMAIVTAFGLVFLFWKWRELNLLLLGEEGVALGLEVDKFRKLLIIVISLMTAVAVATAGIIGFVGLISPHIARLLVGPNHKRLTPNAAVFGGFLMVFSDIIARTVAKPNEIPVGIVTSIIGGGFFLYLLTKHKRGELRA, from the coding sequence ATGAGGGACTCGAAAGTCGTTTTTGCTGGCCTCGCGGTTTTGTCGCTCCTTTCCCTGTTCCTGAGTCTCTACACAGGGTCCGTTAGAATAAGCCCCCTGGAGGTCTCTAAATGCCTGCTCTATGGCCTGAAACGTTCCCTGGGTCTGGGAGGGGGATTGGAGCCCAGGTATTTCTTCATAGTATGGGAGCTGAGGCTTCCACGGGCTCTTCTGGCGTATCTCGTTGGAATGTCGCTGGCATCCGCCGGCGTGGCTTCCCAGGCCCTTTTCAAAAACCCCATGGCTGACCCGTATATAATCGGTATCAGCGGTGGTGCCTCGATTGGGGCAGTTCTGGGCTTCATATACGCCCCTTCCCATATCCCGGAGTTAGCGTTTCTCTTCGCCCTGGGATCCGTGTACCTGGTCTACCGGGTTTCGAAGGTGGACGGTAGAGTTCCGGTTGATACACTCCTCTTGGCCGGGATAGCCTTTGGCTTCATGGCGGGGGCGATAACCTCCTACTTAGTGCTCACACTTGGCTCAACAGCTCACTTAACCTACATGTGGCTGATGGGGAGCTTCAACGGTTCCGATTGGAGTAAAGTACAGGAGATGGCCATAGTTACCGCTTTTGGCCTCGTTTTTCTCTTTTGGAAGTGGAGAGAACTCAATCTTCTCCTTTTAGGCGAGGAAGGGGTTGCCCTTGGCCTTGAGGTGGATAAATTCAGGAAGCTTCTGATAATCGTTATTTCCCTCATGACGGCCGTGGCAGTTGCAACGGCAGGCATAATTGGGTTCGTTGGTCTGATAAGTCCACACATAGCCAGACTCCTCGTGGGGCCCAACCACAAAAGATTAACCCCCAATGCCGCCGTTTTTGGTGGCTTTCTCATGGTTTTCTCTGATATAATTGCGCGAACCGTTGCTAAACCCAATGAAATTCCAGTGGGGATAGTGACCTCAATCATCGGGGGAGGATTCTTCCTGTACCTCCTCACAAAGCACAAGAGAGGTGAGCTGAGGGCATGA
- the nurA gene encoding DNA double-strand break repair nuclease NurA: MYRLVDRGSVDRIKALLERGYREAEGRLAEIRWMPLPEERRKTRVYAIDGSQGKQRLSGTIFYSVSSYAFGNGPAYRLVYTNAMLYNQGISDQIIRLQMETLENKLGYLAAKLGGVDYVMMDGTLTGSLTRPPVYPESVKGLTTIENALGKEKLRELIEKFVRLLDEHYKELEDQLQERGKVNGGVILADEKLADFEEFYSAMEGYRVRDFAGTTPRSVRISGKTLDQYLKGEKTAEEILQELLNEYGEERELSLDDARNAVHVVLSYLEYLYSLEKLLGVSLVYVAKSFYNRRLTGKLGIDIVDVPYLDAYLRKRFGEEIPGYYVITQGGNAISHRMPRFLRETFPLVEHYIENGVPMAYIRTMKGGVIYLLQSNREINDGLLSEILWHESNGYFRPLQRAHEGVKIETKAFEAELMALLNIIKAERPELRVFLKYGRSPLE; encoded by the coding sequence ATGTACAGGCTCGTTGACAGGGGGAGCGTGGACAGAATAAAGGCCCTCCTTGAGAGGGGCTACCGCGAGGCGGAGGGGAGGCTGGCTGAAATCCGGTGGATGCCCCTGCCTGAGGAGAGGAGAAAAACGAGGGTCTACGCAATAGACGGTAGCCAGGGGAAGCAGAGGCTCAGCGGGACGATATTCTACTCGGTTTCAAGCTACGCCTTCGGCAACGGGCCCGCTTACAGGCTGGTCTATACCAACGCCATGCTCTACAACCAGGGGATTTCAGACCAGATTATAAGGCTCCAGATGGAAACGCTGGAGAACAAGCTCGGCTACCTCGCCGCCAAACTCGGTGGAGTCGACTATGTGATGATGGACGGGACTTTAACGGGCTCCTTAACGAGGCCACCGGTGTACCCCGAGAGCGTGAAAGGCTTGACTACCATAGAGAACGCCCTCGGTAAAGAGAAGCTCAGGGAGCTCATTGAAAAGTTCGTTCGCCTTCTTGATGAGCATTACAAAGAACTCGAAGACCAGCTCCAGGAGAGGGGAAAGGTCAACGGCGGTGTTATCCTTGCCGATGAGAAACTGGCTGATTTCGAGGAGTTCTACTCCGCCATGGAGGGCTACAGGGTCAGGGACTTTGCAGGGACTACGCCGAGAAGCGTTAGAATCTCCGGAAAAACGCTGGACCAGTACCTGAAAGGGGAGAAGACCGCAGAGGAGATACTCCAGGAGCTCTTAAACGAGTACGGGGAGGAGAGGGAGCTTTCCCTTGACGATGCCCGCAATGCCGTCCACGTGGTTCTGAGCTACCTCGAATACCTCTACTCCCTTGAGAAGCTCCTTGGGGTCAGCTTAGTTTACGTGGCCAAGAGCTTTTACAACAGAAGGCTGACCGGAAAGCTTGGGATTGACATCGTTGACGTCCCCTACCTGGACGCTTACCTGAGAAAGCGCTTTGGCGAGGAGATTCCCGGTTATTACGTCATAACCCAGGGTGGAAATGCAATAAGCCACCGGATGCCCAGGTTCCTGAGGGAGACCTTCCCCCTAGTTGAACATTACATCGAGAACGGTGTCCCGATGGCCTACATAAGGACGATGAAAGGCGGGGTAATTTACCTGCTCCAGAGCAACAGGGAAATCAACGACGGGCTTTTGAGCGAAATCCTCTGGCATGAAAGCAACGGCTACTTCAGGCCGCTCCAGAGGGCCCACGAGGGCGTCAAGATAGAGACGAAGGCCTTCGAGGCCGAGCTGATGGCCTTACTCAACATCATAAAGGCCGAGAGGCCAGAGCTGAGGGTCTTCCTGAAGTATGGTAGAAGCCCCCTGGAGTAG
- the rad50 gene encoding DNA double-strand break repair ATPase Rad50, with protein sequence MKIEKLIVKDFRSHALTKVTFSSGINLIIGQNGSGKSSLLDAILVGLYWPTKPKDLKKDDFSRIGGSGTEITVFFEKGNVEYQLHREITRGIASLRYYDGGSWKLLETGQKEVREWVEKLVPYDVFLNAVYIRQGEIDAILESDESREKVVRQVLGLDRYENAYENLLDVRKEIEARIKATEDYLRSTESLDELIGSLEKELVSILGEINGLLPRIPVLRGELDKLEEELKELDRKAEELSKIRIGLKEVEGRLRELRAEESGLVSRIEDVKNRIEKLGEKVKELGEVEPKAEEYRKLSDFLKRFGDGMNRVEKLLASYAQQVENLEERLRELGDKEERMKKLVEEKEKLQKELDALEDDVAAYQRARELIANLERLRKRLTLSEEEIEKLEEDIRKAKERKEEISRELEELGSRRGELRSLAGERNRAIMELKKARGRCPVCGRELTEEHRAELLEKYAAELREISGEMKGLDERERELRAELVEIEKTLKREKELFALREIFGQIKELEEKLKEYDMERLEGASRRGEELKTRLSEIEGKIRALEDELKRGDALRKKLEAIKREISGLEAEKKALLDELKKLGFESVEEANSRLGELEPYYSRYLGLKTAREELKQEEETLKALNLKLGSVREEITKTEENLRALQEKLGEVEKSYDKGRHEELKVRTRDLSKELAGLEARLKALEEKRDEVRGNLEKLKEEKELRKRKAGELENLRKARERVQMLREKVKAYKNLLKEGALARVGEIASEIFEELTEEKYSGVTVKAEENGVRLGVVYNGKEYGLGFLSGGERIALGLAFRLALSLYLAGEISLLILDEPTPYLDDERRRRLVDIMQRYLRKIPQVIVVSHDEELKDAADRVIRVSLENGVSVVREVGVG encoded by the coding sequence ATGAAGATTGAAAAGCTCATAGTAAAGGACTTCAGGTCGCACGCCCTGACAAAGGTGACCTTCTCGAGCGGGATAAACCTGATAATCGGCCAGAACGGCTCGGGCAAGAGCTCCCTCCTGGATGCGATTCTGGTTGGCCTCTACTGGCCGACCAAACCGAAAGACCTCAAAAAGGACGACTTCTCGCGCATAGGCGGAAGCGGAACCGAAATTACAGTCTTCTTCGAGAAGGGGAACGTGGAGTACCAGCTTCACAGGGAGATAACGAGGGGAATAGCGTCCCTTCGCTACTACGATGGAGGCTCCTGGAAGCTCCTGGAGACGGGGCAGAAAGAAGTGCGCGAATGGGTGGAGAAGCTCGTCCCCTACGATGTCTTCCTGAACGCGGTCTACATCCGCCAGGGCGAGATTGACGCTATCCTTGAGAGCGACGAGAGCAGGGAAAAGGTAGTCAGACAGGTACTCGGGCTCGACAGGTACGAGAACGCCTACGAGAACCTTCTGGATGTAAGGAAAGAGATAGAGGCGAGGATAAAGGCGACGGAGGACTACCTCAGGAGCACAGAAAGCCTCGATGAGCTGATTGGGAGCCTGGAAAAGGAACTGGTCTCTATCCTCGGGGAGATAAACGGGCTCTTGCCCAGGATTCCGGTGCTCAGGGGGGAACTTGATAAGCTCGAAGAAGAACTGAAAGAGCTCGATAGAAAAGCCGAAGAGCTATCAAAAATCAGGATCGGGCTGAAAGAGGTAGAAGGCCGCCTGAGGGAGCTCAGGGCAGAGGAATCGGGCCTCGTGAGCAGGATTGAGGACGTTAAAAATAGGATCGAAAAGCTTGGGGAGAAAGTAAAGGAGCTCGGCGAAGTGGAGCCGAAGGCAGAGGAATACAGGAAACTATCGGACTTTTTGAAGAGATTCGGCGATGGCATGAACAGGGTAGAGAAACTTCTTGCCAGCTACGCCCAGCAGGTTGAGAACCTCGAAGAGCGCCTCCGTGAGCTCGGGGACAAAGAGGAGAGAATGAAAAAGCTCGTCGAGGAGAAAGAAAAACTGCAGAAGGAGCTTGATGCGCTTGAAGATGACGTTGCGGCATACCAGAGGGCAAGGGAATTGATTGCAAACCTGGAAAGGCTCAGGAAAAGGCTCACCCTGAGTGAGGAGGAGATAGAAAAGCTGGAAGAGGACATCAGGAAGGCCAAAGAGAGGAAGGAGGAGATAAGCAGGGAACTCGAGGAGCTGGGCTCCAGAAGGGGAGAGCTGAGGAGCCTGGCCGGGGAGAGGAACCGGGCCATAATGGAGCTCAAAAAAGCCAGGGGCAGGTGCCCCGTATGCGGCAGGGAGCTGACCGAGGAGCACAGAGCGGAACTCCTCGAAAAATACGCGGCAGAACTCAGGGAGATATCGGGCGAAATGAAGGGCCTCGACGAGAGGGAGAGGGAGTTAAGGGCCGAGCTGGTTGAGATAGAGAAGACATTAAAACGCGAGAAGGAGCTCTTTGCCCTCAGGGAAATCTTCGGGCAGATAAAGGAGCTCGAGGAAAAGCTGAAGGAGTACGACATGGAGCGCCTTGAAGGGGCCAGCAGGAGGGGTGAAGAGCTTAAGACAAGGCTCTCCGAAATAGAGGGTAAGATAAGGGCGCTTGAAGACGAGCTGAAGAGAGGAGACGCCTTAAGGAAGAAGCTTGAGGCCATTAAGAGAGAAATCAGCGGGCTTGAGGCCGAGAAGAAGGCCCTCCTCGATGAGCTGAAAAAACTTGGGTTTGAGAGCGTGGAGGAGGCCAACTCCAGGCTGGGGGAGCTCGAGCCGTATTACAGCCGTTACCTTGGGCTGAAAACTGCCAGAGAAGAGCTCAAACAGGAGGAGGAGACCCTTAAAGCCCTTAACCTAAAGCTCGGCTCCGTTAGAGAGGAGATAACCAAAACCGAGGAGAACCTCCGGGCCCTCCAGGAAAAACTTGGGGAAGTCGAAAAATCCTACGACAAGGGGAGGCACGAGGAGCTGAAGGTGAGGACAAGGGACCTCTCAAAGGAGCTCGCGGGTCTTGAGGCCCGTTTAAAGGCCTTAGAGGAGAAAAGGGACGAGGTGAGGGGCAACCTGGAAAAGCTGAAGGAGGAGAAGGAACTCAGAAAGAGGAAAGCCGGTGAGCTTGAAAACCTCAGGAAGGCCAGGGAAAGGGTTCAGATGCTCAGGGAAAAGGTCAAGGCCTACAAAAACCTTCTGAAGGAAGGGGCTTTAGCGAGGGTGGGCGAAATCGCCAGCGAGATCTTTGAGGAGCTGACAGAGGAGAAATATTCAGGCGTCACCGTTAAGGCCGAGGAGAATGGGGTCAGGCTTGGCGTTGTTTACAACGGGAAGGAATACGGCCTCGGCTTCCTGAGCGGCGGGGAAAGGATAGCCCTTGGTCTGGCCTTCCGGCTTGCCTTGTCGCTTTATTTAGCAGGTGAGATAAGCCTCCTCATCCTCGATGAGCCCACACCCTATCTGGACGACGAAAGGCGGAGAAGACTCGTTGACATAATGCAGCGCTACCTCAGGAAGATACCCCAGGTTATAGTCGTTTCCCACGATGAAGAGCTCAAGGACGCCGCCGACAGGGTCATCAGGGTGAGCCTCGAGAACGGTGTCTCAGTCGTGAGGGAAGTGGGGGTGGGCTGA
- the mre11 gene encoding DNA double-strand break repair protein Mre11 encodes MKFAHIADVHLGFEQYRLPYRAEEFAKAFEEAIEKSLSEKVDFILIAGDLFHSSRPSPETLKQAIDILSLAKENNIPVFAIEGNHDRTQRRVSAYHLLEELGLLNLVGVRSERIETDYLTSERIKEEWLVKGVFEKGGKTVEIHGMKYMSAAWLEKNPPKDMFRPEGDSILMLHQGVRELVEEMMGKLPESQRDYYEVKLADLPKGYLYYALGHIHRAFLTSYDIGKLTYPGSLQRWDFGDYEIRYRWDGRAFRPVAGTQKGFYIVEDWEPRFVELGVRPFVDVSVSADEDTVARELKHLSVKIPEEAFVRLDVRWERPYDVSKLTELIKARYVYVRTRFERKLSWKTPSGGVPKPEEYFLPVELKVIALTGEKSVENIEDVVSLFLGSGWEEKEAKKPEKKPPETGEKGLEIDGEKGTGAEKNEKPENGEKKTSERPSKGSNLLVWLGGGR; translated from the coding sequence ATGAAGTTCGCCCACATCGCAGACGTGCACCTCGGCTTTGAGCAGTATCGCCTGCCCTACCGCGCCGAGGAGTTCGCAAAGGCCTTTGAGGAGGCCATTGAGAAGTCCCTCTCTGAAAAGGTTGACTTCATACTCATCGCCGGAGACCTCTTCCACTCCAGCAGGCCGAGCCCCGAGACCCTTAAGCAGGCCATTGACATCCTCTCACTCGCAAAGGAGAATAACATCCCCGTCTTTGCAATTGAAGGGAACCACGACAGAACCCAGAGACGGGTGTCAGCTTACCACCTGCTGGAAGAGCTCGGCCTTCTGAACCTCGTTGGCGTCAGGAGTGAGAGGATTGAGACCGATTACCTGACCAGCGAGAGGATCAAGGAGGAATGGCTGGTTAAGGGTGTATTTGAGAAAGGGGGCAAAACCGTCGAAATACACGGCATGAAGTACATGAGCGCCGCCTGGCTCGAAAAGAACCCGCCGAAGGACATGTTCCGCCCCGAAGGGGACTCTATACTCATGCTCCACCAGGGGGTTCGGGAGCTCGTGGAGGAGATGATGGGGAAACTGCCTGAAAGCCAGAGGGACTACTACGAGGTAAAGCTCGCAGACCTTCCAAAGGGCTACCTTTACTACGCCCTCGGGCACATCCACCGGGCTTTTCTGACGAGCTACGACATAGGAAAGCTCACCTACCCAGGCTCGCTTCAGCGCTGGGACTTCGGCGACTATGAAATAAGATACCGCTGGGATGGGAGGGCGTTCAGGCCAGTAGCTGGTACTCAAAAAGGCTTCTACATAGTCGAGGACTGGGAGCCCAGGTTCGTTGAGCTCGGGGTAAGGCCGTTTGTGGATGTTAGCGTCAGCGCGGACGAGGATACAGTTGCGAGAGAACTCAAACACCTCTCGGTTAAGATACCGGAGGAGGCTTTCGTAAGGCTCGACGTCCGCTGGGAGAGGCCCTACGACGTCTCAAAGCTCACCGAGCTGATTAAGGCGCGCTACGTTTACGTGAGAACCCGGTTCGAGAGAAAGCTCAGCTGGAAAACGCCTTCCGGTGGGGTTCCTAAACCGGAAGAGTACTTCCTTCCGGTGGAGCTGAAGGTCATAGCGCTGACCGGGGAGAAGAGCGTTGAAAACATCGAGGACGTTGTAAGCCTTTTCCTCGGCAGTGGGTGGGAGGAGAAAGAGGCTAAGAAACCTGAGAAAAAGCCCCCCGAAACCGGGGAGAAGGGCCTCGAAATTGACGGAGAAAAAGGGACTGGAGCTGAAAAAAACGAAAAGCCGGAAAATGGGGAGAAGAAAACTTCTGAAAGGCCTTCAAAAGGCTCTAACCTTCTGGTGTGGCTCGGTGGTGGGAGATGA